A genome region from Hevea brasiliensis isolate MT/VB/25A 57/8 chromosome 7, ASM3005281v1, whole genome shotgun sequence includes the following:
- the LOC110651117 gene encoding uncharacterized protein LOC110651117 isoform X2, whose amino-acid sequence MENQIQKKPRILCLHGFRTSAAILQKLVLRWPENVLEKLDLVFLDAPFPARGKSDVEGIFDPPYYEWFQANKDFTEYSNFGECLAYIENYMIEHGPFDGLLGFSQGAILAAALPGMQKDGVCLTKVPNIKFLIIISGAKLGGSKFGLPKLAANAFSSPVQCPSLHFIDFLKEEGIGLLESFVNPVVIHHIKGHTVPRIDEKGLEKMLGFIQMVPSQ is encoded by the exons ATGGAAAATCAAATCCAAAAGAAACCCAGAATTCTTTGTCTCCATGGATTCAGGACTAGTGCTGCAATCCTCCAGAAATTAGTCCTAAGATGGCCTGAAAATGTACTAGAAAAATTGGACCTTGTCTTCCTTGACGCTCCATTTCCTGCTCGAGGAAAATCTGATGTTGAAGGCATCTTCGATCCTCCCTACTACGAATGGTTCCAAGCCAACAAG GATTTTACTGAATATTCGAATTTTGGAGAATGCCTTGCTTATATAGAAAATTACATGATAGAGCATGGACCCTTTGATGGTCTTCTTGGTTTCTCCCAG GGTGCAATTTTAGCAGCTGCTTTGCCAGGAATGCAGAAAGATGGTGTGTGTCTTACCAAGGTTCCAAATATCAAATTTCTGATAATAATATCAGGGGCCAAGCTTGGTGGATCCAAGTTTGGCCTGCCTAAACTGGCTGCAAATGCATTTTCATCTCCCGTTCAGTGCCCCTCTCTCCACTTCATAG ATTTTTTGAAGGAAGAAGGAATTGGTTTATTGGAATCATTTGTGAACCCTGTGGTCATTCATCACATCAAGGGACACACTGTACCAAGAATTG ATGAAAAAGGCCTGGAAAAAATGCTTGGCTTCATTCAGATGGTTCCATCACAGTAA
- the LOC110651117 gene encoding uncharacterized protein LOC110651117 isoform X1, which yields MENQIQKKPRILCLHGFRTSAAILQKLVLRWPENVLEKLDLVFLDAPFPARGKSDVEGIFDPPYYEWFQANKDFTEYSNFGECLAYIENYMIEHGPFDGLLGFSQGAILAAALPGMQKDGVCLTKVPNIKFLIIISGAKLGGSKFGLPKLAANAFSSPVQCPSLHFIGETDFLKEEGIGLLESFVNPVVIHHIKGHTVPRIDEKGLEKMLGFIQMVPSQ from the exons ATGGAAAATCAAATCCAAAAGAAACCCAGAATTCTTTGTCTCCATGGATTCAGGACTAGTGCTGCAATCCTCCAGAAATTAGTCCTAAGATGGCCTGAAAATGTACTAGAAAAATTGGACCTTGTCTTCCTTGACGCTCCATTTCCTGCTCGAGGAAAATCTGATGTTGAAGGCATCTTCGATCCTCCCTACTACGAATGGTTCCAAGCCAACAAG GATTTTACTGAATATTCGAATTTTGGAGAATGCCTTGCTTATATAGAAAATTACATGATAGAGCATGGACCCTTTGATGGTCTTCTTGGTTTCTCCCAG GGTGCAATTTTAGCAGCTGCTTTGCCAGGAATGCAGAAAGATGGTGTGTGTCTTACCAAGGTTCCAAATATCAAATTTCTGATAATAATATCAGGGGCCAAGCTTGGTGGATCCAAGTTTGGCCTGCCTAAACTGGCTGCAAATGCATTTTCATCTCCCGTTCAGTGCCCCTCTCTCCACTTCATAG GGGAAACAGATTTTTTGAAGGAAGAAGGAATTGGTTTATTGGAATCATTTGTGAACCCTGTGGTCATTCATCACATCAAGGGACACACTGTACCAAGAATTG ATGAAAAAGGCCTGGAAAAAATGCTTGGCTTCATTCAGATGGTTCCATCACAGTAA